The following proteins are co-located in the Pseudomonas fluorescens genome:
- a CDS encoding exonuclease domain-containing protein → MPHWLIIDLEATTDEGGWPVTEMEVIEIGASLVNRQGRELDHFQRFVRPLRRPLLTPFCRQLTHITQANIDAAAPITEVWPLFERWLGQHHSRLEGWASWGDYDRAQLELEWQRHGLTSALAQTPHVNLKQRFAKARRLDKPLGLNGALQLAGMQFNGQQHRALEDARNTARLLPLILPV, encoded by the coding sequence ATGCCTCATTGGCTGATTATTGACCTGGAAGCCACAACGGATGAAGGCGGCTGGCCCGTGACGGAGATGGAAGTCATCGAGATCGGCGCAAGCCTGGTTAACCGCCAGGGCCGCGAGCTGGATCACTTTCAGCGCTTTGTGCGGCCGCTGCGTCGTCCATTGCTGACGCCTTTCTGCCGCCAACTCACCCACATCACCCAGGCCAACATCGACGCTGCTGCGCCGATCACCGAGGTATGGCCGCTGTTCGAGCGCTGGCTGGGCCAGCATCACTCACGCCTGGAAGGCTGGGCCAGCTGGGGTGACTACGATCGCGCACAGCTTGAGCTCGAATGGCAACGCCATGGCCTGACCAGCGCGCTTGCCCAGACGCCACATGTGAACCTCAAGCAGCGCTTCGCCAAGGCCCGGCGCCTGGACAAGCCGCTGGGGCTCAACGGCGCGCTGCAATTGGCGGGGATGCAGTTCAATGGCCAGCAACATCGGGCGCTGGAAGATGCGCGCAACACCGCCCGCTTGCTGCCGTTGATTTTGCCGGTCTAG
- the ppnP gene encoding pyrimidine/purine nucleoside phosphorylase encodes MFKVNEYFDGTVKSIAFGTAEGPATIGVMAPGEYEFGTAQREIMHVVSGALSVKLPDANDWETFAAGSQFNVPANSKFQLKVAVDTAYLCEYRG; translated from the coding sequence ATGTTCAAAGTCAACGAATACTTCGACGGCACCGTCAAGTCGATCGCTTTCGGCACCGCAGAAGGTCCGGCGACCATCGGCGTGATGGCCCCGGGTGAATACGAATTCGGCACCGCCCAGCGTGAAATCATGCACGTGGTCTCCGGCGCCTTGAGCGTCAAACTGCCTGACGCCAACGACTGGGAAACCTTCGCCGCCGGCAGCCAGTTCAACGTACCGGCCAACAGCAAGTTCCAGCTGAAGGTCGCAGTAGACACGGCTTACCTGTGCGAATACCGCGGCTAA
- a CDS encoding MOSC domain-containing protein: MLRLSALYRYPLKSGKAETLQHIGLDKLGLAGDRRWMLVDEASGRFLTQRAVAKMSQLSALWNSAGGLTLSSPGLAPLEVALPSSEAELRGVTIWRDTLRVPDAGTAAAAWVSDFIGKPTRLVQVPVERARTTQDGYGKADDKVGFADGFPLLLIGQASLDDLSQRIGRPMEMLRFRPNLVIEGSEAFAEDGWKRVRIGDVEFRVVKSCSRCILTTIDPSSGERSADREPLTTLKTYREQDGDVMFGQNLVNDGPGHLEVGMPVTILE, from the coding sequence ATGCTTCGTCTCAGCGCGCTCTACCGTTATCCCTTGAAGTCCGGCAAGGCCGAAACCTTGCAACACATCGGCCTGGATAAACTCGGGCTGGCCGGCGATCGACGCTGGATGCTGGTGGACGAAGCCAGCGGGCGGTTTCTCACGCAGCGGGCGGTGGCGAAGATGAGCCAGTTGTCGGCGTTGTGGAACAGTGCCGGCGGCCTGACCCTGAGTTCACCCGGTTTGGCGCCGCTGGAAGTGGCCCTGCCGAGCAGCGAGGCTGAATTGCGCGGCGTGACCATCTGGCGCGACACCTTGCGCGTGCCGGATGCGGGCACGGCGGCGGCGGCCTGGGTCAGCGACTTTATCGGCAAGCCGACGCGCTTGGTGCAAGTGCCGGTGGAGCGCGCGCGCACCACTCAAGACGGCTACGGCAAGGCTGACGACAAAGTGGGATTCGCCGATGGCTTCCCGCTGCTGTTGATCGGCCAAGCCTCCCTGGATGACTTGTCCCAGCGCATCGGCCGCCCCATGGAGATGCTGCGGTTTCGCCCCAACCTGGTGATAGAAGGCAGCGAGGCCTTCGCCGAAGATGGTTGGAAGCGCGTGCGCATCGGCGATGTAGAGTTTCGCGTGGTCAAATCGTGCTCACGCTGCATCCTCACCACCATTGACCCCTCCAGCGGCGAGCGCAGTGCCGACCGCGAACCGTTGACCACGCTCAAGACCTACCGCGAGCAGGACGGCGATGTGATGTTTGGCCAGAACCTGGTCAACGACGGCCCGGGACACCTGGAAGTGGGGATGCCGGTGACCATTCTCGAGTAA
- a CDS encoding chemotaxis protein CheV, with the protein MAGILDTVDQRTQLVGENRLEILMFRLAGRQLFAINVFKVQEVLQLPKLTLMPQRHPFVCGVVNLRGQTLPVIDLSQAIGMRPLVPGPNSTIIVTEYNRSVQAFLVGGVDRIVNMNWEAILPPPTSAGRQHYLTAISKVDDQLVEIIDVEKVLAEIVPYNAKVSREKLEDPVLERARGREVLLVDDSNVALSQLRDTLGQLGVKMHIASDGLKALNMLKAWADSGQVMTDKLLMIFTDAEMPEMDGYRLTTEIRNDPRLRGLYVVLHTSLSGSFNDSMVKKVGCDNFLSKFQPDKLVDVVRQRLMLDEAHA; encoded by the coding sequence ATGGCCGGCATTCTCGACACCGTAGATCAACGCACGCAACTGGTGGGTGAGAATCGCCTGGAGATTCTCATGTTTCGCCTGGCCGGACGACAGCTGTTCGCGATCAACGTGTTTAAGGTGCAGGAAGTCCTGCAGTTGCCCAAGTTGACCCTGATGCCCCAGCGCCATCCGTTTGTGTGCGGTGTGGTCAACCTGCGCGGCCAGACCCTGCCGGTGATTGACCTGTCCCAGGCCATCGGCATGCGCCCGTTGGTGCCGGGGCCCAACAGCACGATTATCGTTACCGAGTACAACCGCTCGGTGCAGGCCTTCCTGGTGGGCGGCGTGGACCGCATCGTCAACATGAACTGGGAAGCCATCCTGCCACCACCGACCAGCGCCGGGCGCCAGCATTACCTCACGGCCATCAGCAAAGTCGATGACCAGTTGGTGGAAATCATCGACGTGGAAAAAGTCCTCGCCGAAATCGTGCCCTATAACGCCAAAGTCTCCCGCGAAAAACTCGAAGACCCGGTGCTGGAACGCGCCCGTGGCCGCGAAGTACTGCTGGTGGACGACTCCAATGTGGCCCTCTCGCAACTGCGCGACACCCTCGGGCAACTGGGCGTGAAGATGCATATCGCCAGTGACGGCCTCAAGGCACTGAACATGCTCAAGGCCTGGGCCGACAGCGGCCAGGTGATGACCGACAAGTTGCTGATGATCTTCACCGACGCCGAAATGCCCGAGATGGACGGCTACCGCCTGACCACCGAAATCCGCAACGACCCGCGCCTGCGTGGGCTTTACGTGGTGCTGCACACCTCGTTGTCGGGCAGCTTCAACGACTCGATGGTGAAGAAGGTCGGTTGCGATAACTTCCTGTCCAAATTCCAACCGGACAAGCTGGTGGATGTGGTGCGCCAGCGACTGATGCTGGACGAAGCGCACGCATGA